A DNA window from Fragaria vesca subsp. vesca linkage group LG3, FraVesHawaii_1.0, whole genome shotgun sequence contains the following coding sequences:
- the LOC101295604 gene encoding uncharacterized protein At3g15000, mitochondrial-like → MATHFLSRSFPKTLAPLSSSFLSRSLSTATSATTATLSSAYSRSSLSLLHRLRPLAGAAISSAGKLSPPVVRCFSANATTSSLRDPNPNWSNRPPKETILLDGCDFEHWLVVMEPPEENTTREELIKEYIKTLAMVVGSEEEARMKIYSVSTKCYFAFGALVSEELSYKLKDLPKVRWVLPDSYLDVKNKDYGGEPFINGEAVAYDPKYHEEWIRNNSRANERNRRNDRPKNFDNSRNFNNRRENMQRRDFQNRGAPPMPNQPGPNGPGNAGPPNNMSPPSNMPPPPVNGAPMPPNMSAPPNYNNVQQPNNNWGGGQPTYNQGPPNNYNQGPPNNYNQGPPNNYNQGPPNNYSQGPPNNYNQMPPNNNMRGPPPPQMGGQPAPSWSDPAQYQTNYSPERDNGGGQNRY, encoded by the exons ATGGCGACCCATTTCCTCTCTCGCTCCTTCCCCAAAACCCTAGCCCCTCTCTCCTCCTCCTTCCTCTCCCGCTCCCTCTCCACCGCCACCTCCGCCACCACCGCCACCCTCTCCTCCGCCTACTCCCGCTCCTCCCTCTCCCTCCTCCACCGCCTCCGCCCCCTCGCCGGCGCCGCCATCTCCTCCGCCGGCAAGCTCTCTCCCCCCGTCGTCCGGTGCTTCTCCGCCAACGCCACCACCTCCTCGCTCCGCGATCCCAACCCCAACTGGTCCAACCGCCCTCCCAAGGAGACTATCCTCCTCGATGGCTGCGACTTCGAGCACTGGCTCGTCGTCATGGAGCCGCCGGAGGAGAACACCACCAGGGAGGAACTCATCAAGGAGTACATCAAAACCCTAGCCATGGTCGTCGGCAG TGAAGAAGAAGCGAGGATGAAGATCTACTCTGTTTCCACTAAGTGTTACTTTGCATTTGGTGCACTTGTGTCTGAAGAGCTTTCATACAAACTTAAAG ATTTGCCAAAGGTCCGCTGGGTTCTTCCTGATTCGTACTTGGATGTTAAGAACAAAGATTATGGAG GAGAACCTTTTATCAATGGGGAAGCAGTAGCATATGATCCCAAGTACCATGAGGAATGGATAAGAAACAATAGTCGGGCAAACGAGAGAAACAGGCGCAATGATAGACCTAAGAACTTTGACAATTCAAGGAACTTTAACAACAGAAGGGAAAACATGCAGCGCAGAGATTTCCAGAATAGGGGTGCCCCTCCCATGCCTAATCAACCTGGGCCGAATGGCCCTGGCAACGCTGGACCTCCAAACAACATGAGTCCACCCAGTAATATGCCTCCTCCACCTGTGAACGGAGCTCCAATGCCTCCTAACATGAGTGCACCACCAAACTACAACAATGTGCAGCAGCCGAACAACAACTGGGGTGGAGGGCAGCCGACCTACAATCAGGGGCCGCCTAATAACTACAATCAGGGGCCTCCAAACAACTACAATCAGGGGCCTCCAAACAACTACAATCAGGGGCCTCCAAACAACTACAGTCAGGGGCCTCCGAACAACTACAATCAGATGCCTCCAAACAACAATATGAGAGGGCCACCACCGCCACAAATGGGAGGACAACCTGCGCCATCATGGTCTGATCCTGCGCAATACCAAACTAACTATTCACCTGAGAGGGACAATGGTGGTGGTCAAAACCGCTATTGA
- the LOC101298977 gene encoding ABC transporter G family member 10-like, which yields MELPVKNPVRGGQRTPYRLETRNLSYKLCAQFDEMKVLCGAASSRRVPTFILKNVNCEARPGEITAIAGPSGAGKTTMLEILAGKISPRKVCSGQVLVNNLPMEAESFRRMSGYVTQDDALFPLLTVEETLTYSALLRLPGGRKEAAAKVRQLMKELGLEHVAASRIGGGSSSNNGISGGERRRVSVGVDLVHDPAVILIDEPTSGLDSASAFHIVSLLKTMVVNQGKTIVLTIHQPGFRILELFDRLVLLSSGTVMHNGSMRLLKERLKFAGHRIPNHVNMLEFAIDVIESLDTQIPEALSNQRFLRGNHKFELHFHSSEEKKQLHRNSRLEEVVILGERFCSNIFRTKQLFVTRVIQALVAGLLLGTIFLNVGREQSTIALQTQTGFFAFSLTFLLSSTTEGLPIFLQERRILMSETSKGAYRVSSYVIANTLIFLPFLLMVGILFSTPVYWLIGLRGDVDKFIYFNLVVWMVLLMSNSVVACFSALVPNFIMGTSVVSGLMGSFFLFSGYFIPKDNIPSYWLFMHYSSLFKYPFECFMINEYGGEQGRRQQTLRDTQKWSNLAVMLGFIVGYRVLCFLILWYRCYRNRN from the exons ATGGAGTTGCCGGTGAAGAATCCGGTCCGTGGTGGCCAGAGAACTCCATACAGACTTGAAACCAGAAATCTGAGCTACAAACTATGTGCTCAGTTTGATGAAATGAAGGTGCTTTGTGGTGCTGCTAGTTCCAGGAGAGTTCCAACCTTCATTTTGAAGAATGTGAACTGTGAAGCAAGGCCTGGTGAGATAACTGCAATAGCTGGTCCAAGTGGAGCTGGGAAAACCACGATGCTAGAGATTCTTGCTGGAAAGATCTCCCCAAGGAAAGTGTGTAGTGGTCAAGTGCTGGTTAATAATCTTCCCATGGAGGCTGAAAGTTTTCGGCGAATGTCAGGGTATGTTACTCAAGATGATGCTCTATTCCCATTACTTACAGTCGAAGAAACACTAACGTATAGTGCCCTACTGAGGCTTCCTGGTGGGAGAAAAGAGGCTGCAGCCAAAGTGAGGCAGCTGATGAAAGAGCTTGGGCTGGAACATGTTGCGGCTTCAAGAATCGGTGGGGGATCATCAAGCAATAATGGCATTTCAGGTGGAGAAAGGCGCAGAGTTTCGGTTGGAGTTGATTTAGTGCATGATCCAGCTGTGATTCTGATTGATGAACCAACTTCAGGCCTGGATTCTGCCTCAGCTTTCCATATAGTGTCATTGCTCAAAACAATGGTTGTCAATCAAGGCAAGACTATTGTTCTCACCATTCATCAACCTGGTTTTCGGATCCTAGAGTTGTTTGATCGCCTTGTTCTGCTTTCCAGTGGAACTGTCATGCACAACGGATCCATGCGTCTTCTCAAAGAAAGGCTCAAGTTTGCAGGCCATCGCATCCCCAACCATGTCAACATGCTTGAATTTGCAATCGATGTTATTGAAAGCTTGGATACACAAATCCCAGAAGCCTTAAGCAACCAACGTTTCCTCAGAGGTAATCATAAGTTTGAGCTTCATTTTCACAGTTCAGAAGAAAAGAAGCAACTCCACCGGAATTCTAGACTCGAGGAAGTTGTTATACTAGGAGAAAGATTTTGCAGCAACATTTTCAGAACCAAGCAACTGTTTGTCACAAGAGTCATACAAGCCTTGGTAGCTGGGTTACTACTGGGAACCATATTTCTGAATGTAGGCAGAGAACAAAGTACAATTGCTTTACAAACCCAAACTGGTTTTTTTGCCTTCAGCCTCACTTTCTTGCTATCGTCCACTACAGAAGGCCTGCCGATTTTTTTACAAGAGAGAAGAATACTAATGAGTGAGACTTCCAAAGGAGCTTATAGAGTTTCCTCTTATGTTATAGCAAATACCCTCATATTTCTTCCTTTCCTTTTGATGGTCGGTATTCTCTTTTCCACTCCGGTTTACTGGTTGATTGGATTGAGGGGAGACGTCGACAAGTTCATCTACTTCAATCTTGTGGTCTGGATGGTTCTTCTGATGTCCAATTCTGTTGTAGCATGTTTCAGCGCTCTCGTGCCGAACTTCATCATGGGGACATCAGTTGTTTCAGGGCTAATGGGATCATTCTTTCTCTTTTCGGGCTACTTCATTCCGAAGGATAACATTCCAAGTTACTGGCTTTTCATGCATTACTCGAGTCTTTTCAAGTACCCTTTTGAGTGCTTTATGATAAATGAGTATGGAGGGGAGCAGGGAAGAAG ACAGCAGACTTTGAGAGACACACAAAAATGGAGTAATTTGGCCGTGATGCTGGGTTTCATAGTTGGATATAGAGTCCTTTGTTTTCTTATTCTGTGGTACAGATGCTACAGAAATAGAAACTAG